In Rutidosis leptorrhynchoides isolate AG116_Rl617_1_P2 chromosome 2, CSIRO_AGI_Rlap_v1, whole genome shotgun sequence, one genomic interval encodes:
- the LOC139888163 gene encoding E3 ubiquitin-protein ligase At1g12760-like has product MDQAENRNGSEFVIDITSSEASPSNSISDTPVNESNSRQYVDQPSISVSTSANNVGNNVRNTSFNGQRSPLNTGYWVITELVITVGQIIAAVVVLYMSRHEHPQVPLFTWVIGYASGCVASLPLLFWRFHNRNQDPSQPRRTNILLNARLKVFFEYFKMGLDCFFAIWFVVGNIWIFGSHSSYSDAPNLYRLCIIFLTFCCIGYAMPFILCATICCCLPCIISVTGFREDPTHNRGATTESINSLPTYKFKVKKKKHTNDKESNFSASEGGVVAAGTEMEHIISGEDAICSICLGKYANNDELRELPCSHLFHKNCVDKWLKINASCPLCKSQVGESISISQVEVTAS; this is encoded by the exons ATGGATCAAGCTGAAAATCGTAATGGGAGCGAATTTGTTATCGATATTACTAGTAGTGAAGCGTCCCCTTCTAACTCAATCTCTGATACACCAGTCAATGAGTCAAACTCAAGGCAGTATGTAGATCAGCCGTCGATTAGTGTGtcaacatctgctaataatgttggGAACAACGTAAGGAATACGTCGTTTAATGGACAAAGGAGTCCATTAAATACTGGATATTGGGTGATTACAGAGTTGGTTATAACAGTGGGTCAAATTATAGCAGCTGTTGTGGTTTTATATATGTCGAGACATGAGCATCCGCAGGTTCCGTTGTTTACGTGGGTTATTGGTTATGCTTCTGGTTGTGTTGCATCTCTACCATTGCTCTTTTGGCGTTTTCATAATCGCAACCAAGATCCATCTCAGCCTCGTCgtacaaacatattattgaatgcaAG ACTCAAGGTATTCTTTGAATACTTTAAAATGGGTTTGGATTGCTTTTTTGCAATCTGGTTCGTGGTTGGGAACATATGGATCTTTGGAAGCCATTCTTCTTATTCTGATGCTCCTAACTTGTACAG GTTATGTATAATATTTCTGACCTTTTGTTGTATCGGATATGCAATGCCTTTTATCCTGTGTGCCACAATTTGTTGCTGCCTGCCATGTATAATTTCAGTCACGGGTTTTAGAGAAGATCCAACTCATAATAGAGGAGCCACTACAGAGTCGATTAATTCTCTTCCAACATACAAGTTCAAGGTTAAGAAAAAAAAGCATACAAATGATAAAGAATCCAACTTTAGTGCTAGTGAAGGTGGAGTTGTGGCAGCAGGAACAGAAATGGAGCATATAATATCAGGAGAAGATGCG ATTTGTAGCATTTGTTTGGGCAAGTATGCAAACAATGATGAACTTAGAGAGTTGCCATGTTCTCATTTGTTTCACAAGAATTGTGTTGATAAATGGTTGAAGATCAATGCTTCATGCCCTCTCTGTAAGAGCCAAGTCGGTGAAAGTATCTCCATTTCCCAAGTCGAAGTAACTGCTAGCTAG